From the genome of Ostrinia nubilalis chromosome 1, ilOstNubi1.1, whole genome shotgun sequence:
AATTTTTGGAACACATGGAGATAAATGGAATTCATAGTTCAATTATGGACACTTTGTGGCGGTGGATATACCTGCCAATTAAAAATACGCATTTATTCTAGTGATGATTTTTGAAAAATCCTAGAAAATAGCGGTGTAATCGTTTTAAAAGGGAGGAAAAAATATCTATACGCCATGAGAATAAGCACGTCTCCGGTGTCGTTTTACAACTgcttttgtattaatttaatttagtgtCTTATCTTTTACAGCATGGGGCGAGTGACAAAACTCACTATAGTTCCGATATCCGATCTTTGCGAGTTTAATGTAGCGTGCTGAAATGCTGAGTGATTTGTGAAGTACTTAGGCTGGTGAAAAGTTTTAGGTTTGATTATTGTGACTTTGAAAACCACTTTTTGTGTAGTTTCTCATTAGCTAAGTTAGAAAAGCTTGCCAGACAATATGGTATGACATCTTAGAGTTATCATATTATTAAATACGGCACAGAAAACCATCAAGTTAGTTTTGTTGTTAAGTATTTTAAATTTACACATACCAATTCCCAACTTTCGGCTATTATTTGTAGCAATGGCTCACCTAAATTTTTATCGGTCGGGGTAAACACGCCTGGCCGCATGTCGCGCACACTTGCCGCGTAAATTATGGCTCGACCAGACGCGCCTAACTTGCTGTTTTTGTTTCAAGATTAACGATGAACAACGGCCCTCGAAAAAACGTGTCACAGAAAACGGATATTGCCCAAAAGTTTACCGTataaatttttcttttgttcACTTCCATGGcgtttatgtaaataatgaaccAGCCGTTTTACGGTTTCGACGCTTTCTTTGCCCACCACTCGCACTAACTTTCTTCAAGTTACAATCTTCCACAAAAGGAAATGCAATCTTTGGAAGTCTGCGAAATAATTCTGGAACTTTGACGGCGAACAAAATAAACAACGGCAGTAGCACTTTTACATTACCTTTTTTGCTACTTAAATTCTTAAAAAATCATTTCATAATCAACTGAATTAGCATAAAATTAGACCTAATTGGTGACCACATAGGTCGCCCAGACTATAAAGAAAATACTACGGAAAAACATGTCCGATTTACTTCGCCgttgtattaattaaattaacttgATATAACATTTACCCTAATAGTTTTGAACCTAACTATAGTTAACAGCACGGAGCTAAATGAGCGTTTTAGTAAGCGATACCCTTAGACTGACGGTGAACCTGCAGCTTGTTAACTAAATAACGCTTAGTTCAGAATTTCTAAACCGCCGCACTGGCTAACAAGCCATAATTGGTCATCggattatatttaaaacttaaatattatattttaagcaACAAAAACAAGCCTTCGTAATAGAATGAAGAAggattatacataattatagttgATAAAAAAATGAAGACTGCACCAATCATaagacattgttttttaaattactttataaGTTTCATAAAACTTTTAAACGAAGCCCTTTTCACATAATGGTATTTTTTTAGATCAAAGTTTTACAAGATAGAGTAGAACTTgaatataagtttttttttaccatAGGGCTTGTTTGAGGCCAACATGTCTTATAGATAATGTTTACGATAGAAAAACACCTTTACGAAAGCCTTTAGTGCTCtttattcttcaaaaaataggcaCTTTTAACCTACTAGGTAAATACAGACGACTGTATTAAGCCAACGAATCaggaatacataaatattatccATTCTATTATTCAAACACTAGATATTGTGTTTGGCCACCTATTTTACACATAGTCAGTATTGTTATTTCTTTAACATCTGGGAGTAGCGTAGCTTATCAAATGATAATCAAAATTTAACTCCCGCGAAGGCATCATTTTCCATCACGAGAGAAAGAATCACAATTCGAGGGAGCTATTATTGCATTTTTGTTTTCCATTTGTACGTTTTACGGTTACGACTCTGGTCTGGCGGCTGGCCTCGGGCTTGGGAAGACGACCTTAAATGACAAAGAAACGAACCAATGTAACGATCAAAGTTGCGTAACAAACATTttgtttatgatttttttttgtctgaAAGTAAAACTTTCAATAATAAATTGCTGTTAAAAAGGAGCTCGGAAAGTCAATTTTATCTGGTAGGACTATAATAAATTGATTTCGGGACTAAAATAATGTGGATACCTACTTCGTAAGCTActgaaaatgtttaaaaatgcGTTACaagcaaataaacaaacatgaaaGTTACTTTTTCaggaatattaaattaatgtttttcgcACACGGTCTACGACATTTCGTTACAGATTGATTGAAACTGTGCAAAAGATAAgcctaaattgtgccgtttcttttgtgtttttttttgtcttgtgtGGTGTTCAATAGAGTGTTAAGCGCTAGACTTATAGCTGGTACCGCATCAGTCAATATAgttcattttcatcatcattatcatcatttcagccataggacgtccactgctgaacataggcctcccccaatgacttccacatcgcacggttggtagcggcctgcatccagcgccttcctattatccaccttgtgggtggacgtaccacgctgcgttttccggtacgcggcctccattccagaaccttgctgccccatcggccgtcagttctgcgtactatgtgccctgcccactgccacttcagcttgctaatccgtcgggctagttcattttaaaagattgtaaaaaaaatgcaagacCGTCTACAAATAAATcctattctattttattttatgttacagTTCGGTGTGCAGGGCAGCCTCTAAAGCAATAACAACACAGCCACGACGTCCGGCCGCCATTAACTACTGCATTATCTCGTCCGCCTCCTTCCAAATATTTGGACGTTTTATTCCCCGTCACTGTAAGGTCAACCGAAtttagttattgtttaaatattttaccgtagattttattttctgtacaatAATTTTACGGGATTGTAAGCAAAACAACTTGGATATTGATAGCTGATACTGAAACTGATACTCTGTATATGAGTACAGAAATAAGAGTTGTGATGTCTAATTCAACTGAAATTACCAACTATTATTATCTAAAAAGTAGAATTTGTTGTATTGCCAAAGAAAGCATTTAAATGTTTCgtctcaaaataaaaataaaacaaaaaatattcagtacttaggctcTTTCCAGAGTACTTGTATACGACTAAgacatttttaaacaaaactccTCTATTTTCTCTGCGTATAAAGAAAAATAGAGGTGTATTTCAGTTTTCCCAttacttgataaataaataacaagtaaaaaaaattgccaaaaaCAAAAACCTTTATTTGTTCGATTAAAAACTGTGCAGAGGAAATTTGTTCTCGACGGGGACCATTATTTCCCATAATTGAATTTCCCTTACCTGCATGTTAAACTGATTTTCGACATAACTTCAAAAGAAGGCTTTCACATTTATTTTGCAACTTTTGTCCGAGTTTTATGGCGTAAATGCGAAATTTCGGAGCGCATTTTGTTGGATGATAATCGAAAACACTAGtgtaaaaatgctttttatAACCTAGCTTACtgggaataaattaattttatgaatgGTGGtatcggatttttttttaaaactgcaTTGTTTTGCCGCtgatctttatatttttgtaatctGGGTTTCGAACCTCAAAAAAATGACGTTAGCAGTCCAACACTGAAATCTTGCTGAACCATTTCGCTTCGTCGGTACGCATGCGGTGACGTGATACACATAATaatagacataaaacaaaataaaaagcatTATAATTTCACATAACTGCACATATTTATATACCTATTGAATGTTTTTTTGCTACAAAAGTATTTAACTGCCACTTTATTATCAATCTCGTCATCGCAATAAACTCCTATATTTCATTACACAAAGGCGGTTTGGCTCCCAATTCATTATGAGAATTGAACTTGAACTTGACGCCTTAGAAATAAACTTCGTAAACAAGTATCGCATCTCGGCAACATTCTTCAGCAACATTGTCCCTCATCCGAGCACCATCCATTCCTAATTATACATTCTTCTGTCGTGTTTTACGGACAGAGTGCCTCAAGTGGAAAATTGGAATTTTATGCTGTCGTTTTTCTGACAGGATATTAAAACGTTggtgaaatatttaattttctgctAAAATTGCCGTCACGACTTAACCTGGAGTGTACCTGATGTTTGTATCGTGAAAAGAGAATAAAATGTTGTTGATACCGGAGCTGCGGGGGCTTCCTTTTTAATAATTCATGACTAGGATACGGATTATAAAATTACAGGAGAGATAAAGTAGGAAgctactaaaaatattaatgttttattcaGCCCACAATTTCATTTTACTAGACCGGGTTGAACACCGAACCCTGGTGGAGGTGGGCATTCACACAGAGATGTCAAGCCGCATATCGGTTCTGATGCATATCTGCCGTTTCTGAAAATCAATACAGACCTGTTTCATCACTTGCTGATAAAGTCTTTGATAGCCTATCAGGAACTAATATGTTAAATTagcgccgcccgcgacttcgtacgcgtggatcccgttttaccccctttatctatcttacgcggtttagatttttacatacaaatgttttttcccgctaactcccgttcccgtgggaattttgcaatatcctattgtaactaagttttaagtttactaaggtacctgcatgccaaatttcaagcgtctaacttaagcggtttagatttttaatacaaaaggattttcccgctaattcccattaccgtgggaattttgcaatatcctgttgtaactaagctttaagtttactaaggtacctgcatgccaaatttcaagcgtctaacttaacttaagcgatttagatttttcatacaaaagaatttccccgctaattcccgtttccgtgggaattttaggacttcctttcttagtgcacctctacggtacctaagctacgtcccttccaaatttcaagtgcctacgtttagccgtttaggctgtgcgttgatatgtcactaagtcagtcagtttctccttttatacatataatttagATAAACTACACCTTTTCGGACCACAAGTATCTAATTCCTagatttgtaataatttatgatgCCTATAATATTATTGATGTGATTtataagacattttaaaaatctactcACTGAGGGCCACATGGTGGAATCTTCCCACATTTTAGAGTCTGTATAATATTGTACACGTCACACACATTCACGTCCTCCtggaaaataaatcaaaaatgttacagtaTTGGACTacaatttacaaattaaaatgagATTAAAATATAATGTGTTTACTTTTATTAGACGTTTAGATACTATCGTGCGACTCAATCATGCTTCCCTAACAATGATGTTTTTCATTTCAGAGAATCAGTTTGATTCAAGTTTTTTTTCATCCGGAATTGAACCCAAAATACTCATGGGTGTTTAGATTTCTGAGggtttagtgtgagtttacatcaaacgtcgtcactagtaagcgcgttaaaaaaatataatgaagattttagttcttgaaagtttccgctaagAGCGCTGTACATCCGTcatacattaaggctgagttgcaccacctaactttgaccgtgaatataacgttaaccggtgtattttgtatggagtttgacagatttttgacgtttgtcaaagttaaactaagatggtgcaacccatccttaatgtcacttttttacgcagtcgacatcgaatgcgtttgaggaaaattcacactacgccccctgacCATTACTTCAGGGTGTCGCTTGACTTACATAGTAATCATCATCGACAACAAACACGGGTGCGTTGACACAGGCCCCCTGGCACTCCACAGTGTCCACCCCGAACATGCCGTCAGAAGACAGCTGCCCCACGGAGCAGCAGGTCGCCTCTTCGACCGCCCTCAAGATGATGTCCGACCCTCTGATCATGCAAGGAGTGGTGATGCAGACCTTGACGTTGAACTTGCCTCGGAAACGCCTAAGAATGACGTAGGTAAGCATTTAGAATCCAACCTCTTTCAAGGTTTTAAACAAAATCCTACAAATAGTCTCCTGTGGGCACTGGGCACGTAAATAAAttgatgtaaaattaaaaatacaaattgttCTCACGAAAATGAGGCGAAGAGTTTTTATGtctaaaaatttatattttattgataaacaAAGTAACGTAAATAGTCCGTCCCCGTGGAAATGTTTTGTAAATATATGTAGATTTGTGACAATAATTTGAATAACGCTAACGATCACCCGGGaattatgtttgtttgtttagtctTCCAGATGAAAAATAAGGTCTGGCTTTCattattcatttaaaaatataccaaaaatatttttacaagcaTCAATCACGTTGTTATTTTTACCTCGGATTAATACAAACAATGATATTCGTTCTAGAGACATCTGAAATGAAGAAACTTTCGCCCCCATTTTCAATAACATCATAAGAAGAACTATCAAAGTGTTGATATAAATGCAAGTACACATTACAAATACTACAACAACATTAATAAGAAAAGGAAACCGATTGTATTGGTTGCGGTTGCTCACCCACCTTTTGTTCATGGTATAAAACGTAGCCCATTCATAAACACGCACTCTAGGGATGCTCAGTATCTCAGCCACTTTGTGCATGGCTGATATGGGAATCCACCCCATCTGCCTTTGTACGATGTCCAGTGCCGGCCCTAGTGCCGACCTTTGGGCTCCTACGGGATAGTTCTGGACTAGGGCTGCAATCCTCTGGAACAAAATAACACAAATCATTAAGAGTTTGCTTAAATGCACTGATGGCCTGATGGGTATAGATACAAGTAGATTGTCGTGTCGGTCTTCAAGTGatacggttttattttttattttataaaacttttattgTTACATTTCCCACATAGATGGACGCACAGCATAATCTCTACATCATTACATCAAGGGCTGCAAAAAACACGCGTATTCTTTAGTGGGTACTTGGCAATAAAAGGTTGGTCATGTGCTGGTTGCCATTTCTAAAAGCAGAGTTAGCAGCACGCCTTTCCTCCTCAAAATAAACCTAATTAAAATGCGGATACAGTCAAATTATAGCGATATTTTAAGAATCTGATCAAGTTTGAAGTATGGATCGATAAGGATATATTATATTAAGACTTTTCCAAAGTTAAATTCCAGTTTTACAATGTGAACGACACAATATTCGGACATAATAAATCCCATTACGAGCAACCGTTCACCTTGGTGAACCCGCACCAAATCCTGACCGTATTGCATCCCTAGGGAACATTCAATCGGGATAACAAATCGTCCAAGTTTTAATGTGGGTCCTAAGTTACGTCAATAAAATACAATCTCTTCGCTAAAATAGGTGGGTAGGAACTACTACAGAATTGGGTGATTGAATTAGAGTACCTGCTAAAAGGTTTCACGGAGCTGAAATTATTTCAATCTCAGCACAAAGTTAGTGGGTAAGATGACAATGCAACATCATGACGTCATATAGCTGATCATCTGATGATAGAGTCGGAAAGTGGCCATAAGAACTCTGACGAAACGATGAAGCCCTGTCGAGTTTGAGCTCGTATGATTTGTCGTGACAAGTACTCTGGTTTTAGATGATATTTAGTCGTTTCGTGTGAATTTAAAGTGAgtaagtaaggtatttatttacaaaagcaataaaaatggTTATCCAATAAGCGCACATAAAATACACGTCCTACTCTTTCTTCCACCAATAGTTTCGTTTCCCAAACTTCGGTCACAGTTATTGAATAAGTCTTAAAGTTTTGAACCGTGCAGTTTCAAAACTCCCACTGCTTTTTCAATTTTAAGGGTATTCAATCTTTTGGTCGATATTGCCACTAAAACAGACAGTAAATATTATGGCTGCACTTAGAAGAGCAAAAATAGATGAGTTACTTTATGCAATTTTTttcactaataaaataatagttctGGAAAAATCTTCAGCCACTCGGTAATCAAATGAGTAGTCATTCACTCAACTTCTACTGTTGACTGCATCTGTTGAATGCTTTTGATATCTTATCAGAAGTCACTAAAGAACAGATTGGTGACAATCTTCAGTAAATTATAGATCGAGAGTGAAACTATCACCGGCGTATAATACATCTCTAAAGCACGAACCATTTTTCTTTTCAGGTTGATTTAAGTATGCAAGGTCCAAACCAAAGAAAGAACAGATACTGAAAATTATTTAACACTATGCGTCATAGAAATAGAACATTAGAATAAAATTGGTAGAGTAAAACCACAGAGCATAATGTAAAGAATGAGGCATAACTCTCCGACGTATCCAGCAGCATTCAATAATAAGTGGATACCAATGTGAAATTGTGTGAACACATCACTTACACAATACTAATTACGTAAAATGAAGcgtatgtactcgtatttgGTATTAACTGAacgattttaataataaattgcgaATATTGTAAACATCCCCCGAACAATGTTCAACATTTGTGTTCGCACTTCGCGCGCGTTTAGCATAAATCAAACAGCTCTGCGAATATTcattgaatatttatttaatttaaatcttgttaatgtaattaaaacatttatgaaaattaaatacaatagcAGTATTTAAAAGCTTCCAACTTGTAGATACTTTAAGTTTCCCTGAAATTGTGAAATGACACAATACAAGTCTACTTGTAGACCCTacaaagtacctttaaaatttaaagttttGTCTTACTTAAGCTGTCCATTGTCCTAAACAACATTTGGtatgaatattataatatttgacacacGATTTTCTATGAATTCTGAAAAACCTGATCGAGGGACGTCACCTCGTCGCTCTATTATGGACgggaggtgtgcgggtaagTGGGAAGGAGAGTCGCTTTCCAGGAAGAAATATTGGGTTgtagtaatgtaattaattattccTTACTGATATATACATTTATGTTCAATCTAGTTTTCTCCGTTGATTCGTTTTAGCAAAATCTCTATGTGACTTCATGAAAGAATAGCAATAAAAAATACTCACAGCCATATTGGGTTCAGTGAACTCAAAAGGGGTGTTGGCATTGTTGTCCGTAGTGTCTCTGTGGACAAACACGTCCTCGGCAGGGAGCCTCGCTGTCGTTGAGATGGATCTCAGAAGCACCTGagaacaataagtaggtaaatgaaCTTTACAATTTAGAAGGAAAACATACGGAGAGGTGACGGATTATatcttcattttttttatcacaaGATGGACAGTAGTTGATcttactatagtctatccaatatagcttgattagaatgacggctgtcaaacgaatgtgactagtgttgggtatgtttcgtacggttcacatagatgtatcgataagttttcgaaaaaatgatataaaaaaatgcacccaatttttcttcatatctttattcataaaaatgacaattatgatttaaatttaaagacagtaaaatttaaaattcatgtcaagggtgtacaacctaagtcgtagtcattatcatcagtgttcttcagtggttttttcctctggctagagggcggtgggcatctcttctagagcaacggtgctatgaatacccaaaaaattaccggtgattgatttccgatgtttgattatttaagaatgaaatgttttttggtttttaatagtgaacatttagaaaaacgtattacttgacttaaatatgttaaaaaattagttagaaaaaaaaattgttaaatatgttaaaaaaatagttttaatttaatatgacatttgtcgatatgtcccaacactaacatttttgtaactcgagataaccttgtagagacgtcgttaatactctagcttgatttttataatttcgaattactacttattggtgtaatttaacgctgcatatacacgaaattaacatttttattagaagcactgtcgtcgaaaatattgtttgtaggtcagacgtgaattatttcttgtccgccaatatttagctctcattgatcgctactacaaagttatgtcgttacttttgatggcagctgtcattctaatcaagctatattggatagactataacaatattttaaaggaAGGTTAATAAAACAGGAGCTACTGTAACAGACTAGACGATATGTGGGGAAGCGAGTTGCTCCTTTTACCCAAAGCAGTAGACAGTCCATCTCAAAAAAAAAGGAATAGGATTTGGAATTTATTAttcagataaatatttttttcacataaTACCTACATTCAAGATATAATATGCCTAGAGCTTGGTACTTACATTGGGTAcatattttctaataaaaatcattCCACAAGATTAGATATCAAATACTCAACAAATCGAAAACGTTTAAAGGCCCATTTCATCCGTGTTTTCCCGAAACGTCAACATGTCAAAATCTAATCAACTATCACTCATTTGTCACGAAAAAAAAGATCTATTCAAAAAGGAGATCGTGTAAACCAAAAGTTTCTATTTATTTGAAGTAAATAACGTATCCAAACTTTGTACAaacaacagcacatcaaacctaacactgtggtatcttacgcagttgtggtaaaagctattttgcaactaaaatataaaacttgatgtgctatcgtccGTACAAGATTAGGTACGTAATGGAATACAGATGGGCGCACCCAATAGATGGgccaatttaattaatatacgtAGTATACATCGGATTTGGTCATGCCCTACAAACCCTTTGAGCGGCGCCTTGGGTCAAACGGAACGGATACTTTAAAGTATCGGTATTTTCGACCAATTAGGCAATATACTTTACAGGATTTCTTAGTAGcctaaaaaagttttggaattTTGCGTTTCCTTTCCTTTTTTATAGATGACCATTTCAAATTCTGTTTCTGTTTCCAATACTTTTTTGTCGTTTTTACAGCCTGAAAACAATTTGCAAACATTTCAAAGTTAGCACGAAAACTTTTCTCTAGAATGAAATGCGATGCAAGTAAGTTACATAATTTACGATTACCTAATGTATCTTTAACACTAAATAAGAAATAGGCTGAGTTTTACCAACTTCGTATTTAATTTCAAGCTATTATTAATACAAAGGACTCACAAAAGTAAATGACACTTTCACAATATCCCCATTCTCCGTTGTAACAGAATGTTCAGTATTGCCTTCACACGCTTAGAACAAAGGTAAACTTGTCAAGCGGAGGGTCAGCGGGTATACCGATAAACATCATTTACTACACTGAAATCGCCTGATATGCGCTGTTCGGCGAATCTCACCAATATCTAAGATATTCGCCTGGAGCGGTATTATGCGATTAAATAGTACAAGGAACAATGCCTTTTTGTTGCGAAATAGcccattataattttttttatgattctATATCTAACAAATGTTAATGACACCTCCATCCGCCATTCTCCACTGaacagggggcgtagtgtgagttttcgCCAAACGCATTCGTTCgactgcgttaaaaaaatatatgaagattttagatCTTAAAGTTTCCGCTAGGAGCACTGTGCAATCTTAGAACAAAGGTAAACTTGTTAAGCAAAGGGTCAGCGGGGTATACCGATAAACATCATTTACTACACTGAAATCGCCTGATATCTGCTGGTTCGGCGAATCTCACCAATATCCAAGATATTCGCCTGGAGCGGTTTATGGCAATGAACCCCGATATTGCACCCTGGATATTAGTGCCTACTACATGATCCGACAACTGCCATCTTTTACCATCTTTTTCCAATATCCGTTAATATTGGTCGTAGCTTGTAACAACTTTGAGGTTGGAAGACTTTCCTTAATGCTTCCACACGATCTACTAAGGCGCTGAATTCTGTTATTTTgaattgatataaaatattgtagagaatttaataaaaagttgGTATTTA
Proteins encoded in this window:
- the LOC135075830 gene encoding NADH dehydrogenase [ubiquinone] flavoprotein 2, mitochondrial-like isoform X1; the protein is MSVNTCVESLLIVIRRWKSVLLRSISTTARLPAEDVFVHRDTTDNNANTPFEFTEPNMARIAALVQNYPVGAQRSALGPALDIVQRQMGWIPISAMHKVAEILSIPRVRVYEWATFYTMNKRRFRGKFNVKVCITTPCMIRGSDIILRAVEEATCCSVGQLSSDGMFGVDTVECQGACVNAPVFVVDDDYYEDVNVCDVYNIIQTLKCGKIPPCGPQNGRYASEPICGLTSLCECPPPPGFGVQPGLVK
- the LOC135075830 gene encoding NADH dehydrogenase [ubiquinone] flavoprotein 2, mitochondrial-like isoform X2, with the protein product MIFIRKYVPNVLLRSISTTARLPAEDVFVHRDTTDNNANTPFEFTEPNMARIAALVQNYPVGAQRSALGPALDIVQRQMGWIPISAMHKVAEILSIPRVRVYEWATFYTMNKRRFRGKFNVKVCITTPCMIRGSDIILRAVEEATCCSVGQLSSDGMFGVDTVECQGACVNAPVFVVDDDYYEDVNVCDVYNIIQTLKCGKIPPCGPQNGRYASEPICGLTSLCECPPPPGFGVQPGLVK